Proteins encoded in a region of the Streptomyces sp. NBC_00310 genome:
- a CDS encoding fumarylacetoacetate hydrolase family protein produces the protein MKLANLAGRATIIVGDRALDVEKASNGALGPDPAVLYDLANHGELRRLAQSATGTDLVVYDEKHLGPVSPRAGKILGVALNYRGHAEESGMPIPAEPGIFAKFTSSLAGPYEPVSVPVGIDKVDFEAEVVVVIGRTIRAVEQADVWQNIAGVTAGQDVTDRKEQWRKPLNQFSLAKSYDTFSPCGPLMATVDEYDDPNDIEVAGWVDDLEVQRGRTSDLIFSVPELVSWLSRYVTLEPGDLVFTGTPAGCGVRRTPRLYLEPGMTLTTEVSGAGTMRNPISR, from the coding sequence ATGAAGCTCGCCAACCTCGCCGGCCGGGCCACCATCATCGTCGGCGACCGCGCCCTCGACGTGGAGAAGGCCAGCAACGGGGCGCTCGGCCCCGACCCCGCCGTGCTGTACGACCTGGCGAACCATGGCGAACTGCGGCGCCTCGCGCAGTCGGCGACCGGCACCGACCTGGTCGTCTACGACGAGAAGCACCTGGGCCCGGTCTCTCCGCGCGCCGGGAAGATCCTGGGTGTGGCGCTCAACTACCGAGGTCATGCCGAGGAGTCGGGCATGCCCATCCCGGCCGAGCCGGGCATTTTCGCCAAGTTCACCAGCTCGCTGGCCGGCCCGTACGAGCCGGTGTCCGTGCCCGTGGGCATCGACAAGGTCGACTTCGAGGCCGAGGTCGTGGTGGTGATCGGCCGCACCATCCGCGCCGTGGAGCAGGCGGACGTGTGGCAGAACATCGCGGGCGTGACCGCCGGCCAGGACGTCACCGACCGCAAGGAGCAGTGGCGTAAGCCGCTGAACCAGTTCAGCCTCGCCAAGTCCTACGACACCTTCAGCCCGTGCGGGCCGCTGATGGCGACCGTCGACGAGTACGACGACCCGAACGACATCGAGGTCGCGGGCTGGGTCGATGACTTGGAGGTGCAGCGCGGCCGGACCTCGGACCTGATCTTCAGCGTCCCCGAGCTGGTCTCCTGGCTGTCCCGGTACGTGACCCTGGAGCCGGGCGACCTGGTCTTCACCGGCACCCCGGCCGGCTGCGGGGTCCGGCGCACGCCTCGGCTGTACCTGGAACCCGGGATGACGCTGACGACCGAGGT